In Kitasatospora sp. NA04385, a single genomic region encodes these proteins:
- a CDS encoding alpha-1,4-glucan--maltose-1-phosphate maltosyltransferase, whose product MIGRIPVLDVNPLVDAGRRPAKAVEGERFLVSATVFREGHDAVGANVVLRDPRGRSGPWTPMRELSEGSDRWGAYVTPTAPGRWSYLVEAWSDPVATWKKHAAVKLPAGIDTALVLEEGAQLLERAAAGVPKKDGRAQVLAAVDALRDTGLPPLSRYAAALDPEVTALLARHPLRELVSATRSQPLQVDRKRALFGSWYEFFPRSEGAVVDPSGVEPPVSGTFRTAAERLPAVAAMGFDVVYLPPVHPIGRAHRKGPDNSLTAGPRDVGSPWAIGSPEGGHDAVHPDLGTLEDFDHFVAEAGALGLEVALDFALQCSPDHPWVHKHPEWFSHRADGTIAYAENPPKKYQDIYPVNFDQDFDGIVRETVRILRFWMARGVRIFRVDNPHTKPVNFWEKVLADVARTDPDVLFLAEAFTRPAMMHTLGKVGFHQSYTYFTWRNTKAELTEYLTELTGEAAAYMRPNFFANTPDILPEYLQHGGRAAFAVRAVLAAALSPSFGVYAGFELFENEAAAPGSEEYLHSEKYELRPRDWSRQDSLAPLLTALNRLRRRHPALQQLRDLRFHPVDNERVIAFSKTAVTEDGLEDHVICVVNLDPHHVQEATVTLDVPGPLTVHDELTGATYAWGRHNYVRLDPSSGPAHLLTVRRNPQ is encoded by the coding sequence GTGATCGGCCGCATCCCCGTGCTTGACGTGAACCCGCTCGTCGACGCCGGTCGGCGTCCGGCCAAGGCCGTGGAGGGGGAGCGCTTCCTGGTCTCCGCGACGGTGTTCCGCGAGGGCCACGACGCGGTCGGCGCCAACGTGGTGCTGCGCGACCCGCGCGGCCGCAGCGGCCCGTGGACGCCGATGCGCGAGCTGTCCGAGGGCAGCGACCGCTGGGGCGCGTACGTCACGCCGACCGCCCCGGGCCGCTGGTCGTACCTGGTGGAGGCCTGGTCCGACCCGGTGGCGACCTGGAAGAAGCACGCCGCGGTGAAGCTCCCGGCCGGGATCGACACCGCGCTGGTGCTGGAGGAGGGCGCGCAGCTGCTGGAGCGCGCGGCCGCCGGGGTGCCGAAGAAGGACGGCCGGGCCCAGGTGCTGGCGGCGGTGGACGCGCTGCGCGACACCGGCCTGCCGCCGCTGAGCCGCTACGCGGCCGCGCTGGACCCGGAGGTGACGGCGCTGCTGGCCCGCCACCCGCTGCGCGAGCTGGTCTCGGCGACCCGCTCGCAGCCGCTCCAGGTGGACCGCAAGCGGGCGCTGTTCGGCTCCTGGTACGAGTTCTTCCCGCGCTCGGAGGGCGCGGTGGTCGACCCGTCCGGCGTCGAGCCGCCGGTGTCGGGGACGTTCCGGACGGCCGCCGAGCGGCTGCCCGCGGTGGCCGCGATGGGCTTCGACGTGGTGTACCTGCCGCCGGTCCACCCGATCGGCCGGGCCCACCGCAAGGGTCCGGACAACTCGCTGACGGCCGGCCCGCGCGACGTCGGCTCGCCGTGGGCGATCGGCTCCCCGGAGGGCGGCCACGACGCCGTCCACCCGGACCTGGGCACCCTGGAGGACTTCGACCACTTCGTGGCGGAGGCGGGCGCGCTGGGCCTGGAGGTGGCGCTGGACTTCGCGCTGCAGTGCTCGCCGGACCACCCGTGGGTGCACAAGCACCCGGAGTGGTTCAGCCACCGCGCGGACGGCACCATCGCGTACGCCGAGAACCCGCCGAAGAAGTACCAGGACATCTACCCGGTCAACTTCGACCAGGACTTCGACGGGATCGTCCGCGAGACGGTGCGCATCCTGCGGTTCTGGATGGCCCGCGGGGTGCGGATCTTCCGGGTCGACAACCCGCACACCAAGCCGGTGAACTTCTGGGAGAAGGTGCTCGCGGACGTCGCGCGCACCGACCCGGACGTGCTGTTCCTGGCGGAGGCGTTCACCCGCCCGGCGATGATGCACACCCTGGGCAAGGTGGGCTTCCACCAGTCCTACACGTACTTCACCTGGCGCAACACCAAGGCCGAGCTGACCGAGTACCTGACCGAGCTGACCGGCGAGGCGGCCGCCTACATGCGGCCGAACTTCTTCGCCAACACCCCGGACATCCTGCCCGAGTACCTGCAGCACGGCGGCCGGGCCGCGTTCGCGGTGCGCGCGGTGCTGGCGGCGGCGCTCTCCCCCAGCTTCGGGGTGTACGCGGGCTTCGAGCTGTTCGAGAACGAGGCGGCGGCGCCCGGCTCGGAGGAGTACCTGCACTCGGAGAAGTACGAGCTGCGCCCGCGCGACTGGTCCCGGCAGGACTCGCTCGCGCCGCTGCTGACCGCCCTGAACCGGCTGCGCCGCCGGCACCCCGCGCTCCAGCAGCTGCGGGACCTGCGCTTCCACCCCGTCGACAACGAGCGGGTCATCGCGTTCTCCAAGACCGCCGTCACCGAGGACGGCCTGGAGGACCACGTGATCTGCGTGGTCAACCTGGACCCGCACCACGTCCAGGAGGCCACGGTGACGCTCGACGTGCCGGGGCCGCTGACGGTGCACGACGAGCTCACCGGCGCCACCTACGCCTGGGGCCGTCACAACTACGTCCGGCTCGATCCCTCTTCCGGGCCGGCCCACCTCCTCACGGTTCGGAGGAACCCGCAGTGA
- the treS gene encoding maltose alpha-D-glucosyltransferase, with product MTVNEPVPDTFADTPARDRDPEWFKRAVFYEVLVRSFQDSNGDGVGDLKGLTSRLDYLQWLGVDCLWLPPFMNSPLRDGGYDVSDYQSVLPEFGNLADFVEFVDAAHARGMRVIIDFVVNHTSDQHAWFQASRNDPDGPYGDFYMWADDDKQYPDARIIFVDTESSNWTFDPVRKQYYWHRFFSHQPDLNYDNPQVQEEVMAALKFWLDLGIDGFRLDAVPYLYAREGTNCENLPETHDFLRRVRKEIDANYPDTVLLAEANQWPEDVVDYFGDFGSGGDECHMAFHFPVMPRIFMAVRRESRYPVSEILAKTPEIPSGCQWGIFLRNHDELTLEMVTDEERDYMYAEYAKDPRMRANVGIRRRLSPLLENDRNQVELFTALLLSLPGSPVLYYGDEIGMGDNIWLGDRDGVRTPMQWTPDRNAGFSSADPGRLSLPPIMDPVYGFQVTNVEAQQSSSSSLLHWTRRMIEIRKLNPAFGLGSYTELPSSNPAVLAFVREHEGDLVMCVNNFSRFAQPTELDLRQYGGRYPVELIGGVRFPAIGEWPYLLTLAGHGFYWFQLRQDRTKPSGSR from the coding sequence GTGACAGTCAACGAGCCCGTCCCCGACACCTTCGCCGACACCCCCGCCCGGGACCGCGACCCCGAGTGGTTCAAACGCGCGGTCTTCTACGAAGTGCTGGTGCGCTCGTTCCAGGACAGCAACGGCGACGGCGTCGGTGACCTCAAGGGGCTCACCTCGCGGCTCGACTACCTCCAGTGGCTGGGTGTGGACTGCCTCTGGCTCCCCCCGTTCATGAACTCCCCGCTGCGGGACGGCGGTTACGACGTCTCGGACTACCAGTCGGTGCTCCCCGAGTTCGGCAACCTGGCCGACTTCGTGGAGTTCGTCGACGCGGCGCACGCGCGCGGCATGCGGGTGATCATCGACTTCGTGGTCAACCACACCAGCGACCAGCACGCGTGGTTCCAGGCCTCCCGCAACGACCCGGACGGGCCGTACGGCGACTTCTACATGTGGGCCGACGACGACAAGCAGTACCCGGACGCGCGGATCATCTTCGTCGACACCGAGTCCTCGAACTGGACGTTCGACCCGGTCCGCAAGCAGTACTACTGGCACCGCTTCTTCAGCCACCAGCCGGACCTGAACTACGACAACCCGCAGGTGCAGGAGGAGGTGATGGCCGCGCTGAAGTTCTGGCTGGACCTCGGCATCGACGGCTTCCGCCTCGACGCGGTGCCGTACCTGTACGCCCGCGAGGGCACCAACTGCGAGAACCTGCCGGAGACCCACGACTTCCTGCGGCGGGTCCGCAAGGAGATCGACGCCAACTACCCGGACACCGTGCTGCTGGCCGAGGCCAACCAGTGGCCGGAGGACGTGGTCGACTACTTCGGCGACTTCGGCTCCGGCGGCGACGAGTGCCACATGGCGTTCCACTTCCCGGTGATGCCGCGGATCTTCATGGCGGTCCGCCGGGAGTCCCGCTACCCGGTCTCCGAGATCCTGGCGAAGACCCCGGAGATCCCCTCGGGCTGCCAGTGGGGCATCTTCCTGCGCAACCACGACGAGCTGACCCTGGAGATGGTCACCGACGAGGAGCGCGACTACATGTACGCGGAGTACGCGAAGGACCCGCGGATGCGGGCCAACGTGGGCATCCGCCGCCGGCTCTCCCCGCTGTTGGAGAACGACCGCAACCAGGTCGAGCTGTTCACCGCGCTGCTGCTCTCGCTGCCCGGTTCGCCGGTGCTGTACTACGGCGACGAGATCGGCATGGGCGACAACATCTGGCTGGGCGACCGGGACGGCGTCCGCACCCCGATGCAGTGGACGCCGGACCGCAATGCGGGTTTCTCGTCGGCGGACCCGGGCAGGCTCAGTCTGCCGCCCATCATGGATCCGGTGTACGGCTTTCAGGTGACCAACGTCGAGGCGCAGCAGAGCAGTTCGAGTTCGCTGCTGCACTGGACGCGTCGCATGATCGAGATCCGAAAGCTCAATCCCGCGTTCGGCCTCGGCAGCTACACCGAGCTGCCCTCCAGCAACCCCGCGGTGCTGGCCTTCGTGCGCGAGCACGAGGGCGACCTGGTCATGTGCGTGAACAACTTCTCGCGGTTCGCGCAGCCGACCGAACTGGACCTGCGGCAGTACGGGGGGCGGTACCCGGTCGAGCTGATCGGCGGCGTGCGCTTCCCCGCCATCGGAGAGTGGCCGTACCTGCTGACGCTGGCCGGCCACGGGTTCTACTGGTTCCAGCTGCGCCAGGACCGGACGAAGCCGTCCGGGTCGCGGTAG
- a CDS encoding maltokinase → MSEPSRSQAHVHREPSDAATGPVGTRTPGVRRTAAGVSELVQAALPLIAEWLPTQRWYAGKGRPIAALTPVVGTPLQVGDPALLHLLLRVEYGGSSPGPGDVYQLLLGIRSEQPASVGPMAVLGRLTGGTYDGATLYDAVHDPELTGRLLEHLATGDRFGSLSFRRTPGPGLPGNLPGRASTAEQSNSSVIYDTEFILKLFRRISPGTNPDLELSLALSRAGSTRIPRVAAWFECRLERSEPATLGLLQRYLADAEDGWELALDQVARLKGDPSPGNFAIEAHRLGRATAEVHRVLARSMPTARLDRARIDELAGAMADRLDSAVTAVPGLMRYRPALRAAFQQLTEAHLDGLPVQRIHGDLHLGQAMRTPQGWVLLDFEGEPAKPLAERRLPQPALRDVAAMLRSFDYAAAHLLAGAPGQDPELALLASAWAARNRAAYCAGYTAGGGLDPAGTPELMRALEIDKAVYEVVYEARHRPSWLPIPLAAINRLADSV, encoded by the coding sequence ATGTCCGAACCCTCCCGTTCTCAAGCCCACGTGCACCGTGAGCCCTCCGACGCCGCCACCGGGCCGGTGGGAACGCGCACGCCGGGGGTCCGGAGAACCGCCGCCGGAGTCAGCGAGCTGGTCCAGGCGGCGCTGCCGCTGATCGCCGAGTGGCTGCCCACCCAGCGCTGGTACGCCGGCAAGGGCCGGCCGATCGCCGCGCTCACCCCGGTGGTCGGCACTCCGCTGCAGGTCGGCGACCCCGCCCTGCTGCACCTGCTGCTGCGGGTCGAGTACGGCGGCTCCTCCCCCGGCCCGGGGGACGTCTACCAGCTGCTGCTGGGCATCCGCTCGGAGCAGCCGGCCTCGGTCGGCCCGATGGCGGTGCTGGGCCGGCTGACGGGCGGCACCTACGACGGGGCGACGCTGTACGACGCGGTGCACGACCCGGAGCTGACCGGGCGGCTGCTGGAGCACCTGGCGACCGGCGACCGGTTCGGCTCGCTGTCGTTCCGGCGCACCCCGGGCCCCGGCCTGCCGGGCAACCTGCCGGGGCGGGCGTCCACCGCCGAGCAGTCCAACTCCTCGGTGATCTACGACACCGAGTTCATCCTCAAGCTGTTCCGCCGGATCAGTCCGGGCACCAACCCCGACCTGGAACTCTCGCTGGCGCTGTCCCGGGCCGGCTCGACCCGCATCCCCCGGGTCGCCGCCTGGTTCGAGTGCCGGCTGGAGCGCTCCGAGCCGGCCACCCTGGGCCTGCTCCAGCGCTACCTGGCGGACGCCGAGGACGGCTGGGAGCTGGCCCTCGACCAGGTCGCCCGGCTCAAGGGCGACCCCTCGCCCGGCAACTTCGCGATCGAGGCGCACCGGCTCGGCCGGGCCACCGCCGAGGTGCACCGGGTGCTGGCCCGCTCGATGCCCACCGCCCGGCTGGACCGGGCCCGGATCGACGAGCTGGCCGGGGCGATGGCCGACCGGCTGGACTCGGCGGTCACCGCCGTGCCCGGCCTGATGCGCTACCGCCCGGCGCTGCGCGCCGCGTTCCAGCAGCTCACCGAGGCCCACCTGGACGGGCTGCCGGTTCAGCGGATCCACGGCGACCTGCACCTGGGCCAGGCGATGCGCACCCCGCAGGGCTGGGTGCTGCTGGACTTCGAGGGCGAGCCGGCCAAGCCGCTGGCCGAGCGCCGCCTCCCGCAGCCCGCGCTGCGGGACGTCGCCGCGATGCTCCGCTCCTTCGACTACGCGGCCGCCCACCTGCTGGCCGGCGCCCCCGGCCAGGACCCGGAGCTCGCCCTGCTGGCCTCCGCCTGGGCCGCCCGCAACCGGGCCGCGTACTGCGCCGGCTACACCGCGGGCGGCGGCCTCGACCCGGCGGGCACGCCGGAGCTGATGCGCGCCCTGGAGATCGACAAGGCGGTGTACGAGGTGGTGTACGAGGCCAGGCACCGGCCGAGCTGGCTACCGATCCCGCTGGCGGCGATCAACCGCCTGGCCGACTCCGTCTGA
- the pta gene encoding phosphate acetyltransferase, which translates to MASSVYVTGIDRGDGRQAVELGVMELLTRQVDRVGVFRPLVHGPDGGEGGSDHVVELLRSRYRVDLPVSELYGLTYDEAAALQAAHGQDELVSALVDRFHQLERRCQAVLVLGTDFSETNIPDELAFNARLANEFGAGVLPVVGGRHEDPQAVVAEVRNAHRAYRDLGCSILAMVANRVRPGAKQQVQRTLTEKLPVPVYVIPEEPALAAPTVAQLVEATGATVLLGDAAGLSRDVRNFVFGGAMLPTFLNALTEGALVVTPGDRADLVIGSLAAHAAGSPPIAGVLLTLGQHPGPNVMALASRLAPGTPVAEVAEGSWLTAAALTHLEGRIGPNSPRKAEIALGLFELHVDTVELTSRIELSRSERVTPMMFEHALLERARADRRHIVLPEGTEDRVLRAAEVLLRRNICDLTLLGDPDAVHRRIAALGIELPQPGDAGAQARIVDPAASPLRQRFAELYAKARAHKGMTVERALDVVTDVSYFGTLMVQEGIADGMVSGAVHSTAATIRPAFEVIKTSPGAAIVSSVFFMCLADRVLVYGDCAVNPDPDARQLADIAIQSAETAAQFGVEPRVAMLSYSTGASGSGADVDKVRTATELVRELRPDLLVEGPIQYDAAVDARVAATKLPGSAVAGRATVLVFPDLNTGNNTYKAVQRSAGAIAVGPVLQGLNKPVNDLSRGALVEDIVSTVAITAIQSQTAEARPAVETPAAGGAQ; encoded by the coding sequence GTGGCGAGCAGCGTGTACGTGACCGGGATCGACCGGGGGGACGGCCGACAGGCCGTGGAGCTCGGGGTCATGGAACTGCTCACCCGTCAGGTGGACCGGGTGGGCGTGTTCCGCCCGCTGGTGCACGGGCCGGACGGCGGCGAGGGCGGCAGCGACCACGTGGTGGAGCTGCTGCGCAGCAGGTACCGGGTGGACCTGCCGGTGTCGGAGCTGTACGGGCTGACCTACGACGAGGCGGCGGCGCTGCAGGCCGCGCACGGGCAGGACGAGCTGGTCTCGGCGCTGGTGGACCGGTTCCACCAGCTGGAGCGGCGCTGCCAGGCGGTGCTGGTGCTGGGCACCGACTTCTCGGAGACCAACATCCCGGACGAACTGGCCTTCAACGCCCGGCTGGCGAACGAGTTCGGGGCGGGCGTGCTGCCGGTGGTCGGCGGCCGGCACGAGGACCCGCAGGCGGTGGTCGCGGAGGTGCGCAACGCGCACCGGGCCTACCGGGACCTGGGGTGCTCGATCCTGGCGATGGTGGCCAACCGGGTCCGCCCGGGGGCCAAGCAGCAGGTGCAGCGGACGCTGACCGAGAAGCTGCCGGTGCCGGTGTACGTGATCCCGGAGGAGCCGGCGCTGGCCGCGCCGACGGTGGCGCAGCTGGTGGAGGCGACCGGCGCGACGGTGCTGCTGGGTGACGCGGCGGGCCTGTCCCGGGACGTGCGGAACTTCGTGTTCGGCGGGGCGATGCTGCCGACCTTCCTGAACGCGCTGACCGAGGGGGCGCTGGTGGTGACCCCGGGCGACCGGGCGGACCTGGTGATCGGGTCCCTGGCGGCGCACGCGGCGGGCTCCCCGCCGATCGCCGGGGTGCTGCTGACGCTCGGTCAGCACCCGGGCCCGAACGTGATGGCGCTGGCCTCCCGGCTGGCCCCGGGGACGCCGGTGGCGGAGGTGGCCGAGGGCTCCTGGCTGACCGCGGCGGCGCTCACCCACCTGGAGGGCCGGATCGGCCCGAACAGCCCGCGGAAGGCCGAGATCGCCCTGGGCCTGTTCGAACTGCACGTGGACACCGTCGAGTTGACCAGCCGGATCGAGCTGAGCCGGTCCGAGCGGGTGACCCCGATGATGTTCGAGCACGCGCTGCTGGAGCGGGCCCGCGCGGACCGCAGGCACATCGTGCTGCCGGAGGGCACCGAGGACCGGGTGCTGCGCGCCGCCGAGGTGCTGCTGCGCCGCAACATCTGCGACCTGACCCTGCTCGGCGACCCGGACGCGGTGCACCGCAGGATCGCCGCGCTGGGCATCGAGCTCCCGCAGCCCGGCGACGCGGGCGCGCAGGCCCGGATCGTCGACCCGGCGGCCAGCCCGCTGCGCCAGCGCTTCGCCGAGCTGTACGCGAAGGCCCGGGCGCACAAGGGCATGACGGTGGAGCGGGCGCTGGACGTGGTCACCGACGTCTCGTACTTCGGCACCCTGATGGTGCAGGAGGGCATCGCGGACGGCATGGTCTCGGGCGCGGTGCACTCGACCGCGGCGACCATCCGCCCGGCCTTCGAGGTGATCAAGACCTCGCCGGGGGCGGCGATCGTCTCCTCGGTGTTCTTCATGTGCCTGGCCGACCGGGTGCTGGTGTACGGCGACTGCGCGGTCAACCCGGACCCGGACGCCCGGCAGCTGGCCGACATCGCGATCCAGTCGGCGGAGACGGCGGCCCAGTTCGGGGTGGAGCCGCGGGTGGCGATGCTGTCGTACTCGACCGGCGCCTCGGGCTCCGGCGCGGACGTGGACAAGGTCCGCACGGCGACCGAGCTGGTCCGGGAGCTGCGGCCGGACCTGCTGGTGGAGGGCCCGATCCAGTACGACGCGGCGGTGGACGCGCGCGTCGCGGCGACCAAGCTGCCCGGCTCGGCGGTGGCCGGGCGGGCCACCGTGCTGGTCTTCCCGGACCTGAACACCGGCAACAACACGTACAAGGCGGTGCAGCGCTCGGCCGGGGCGATCGCGGTCGGGCCGGTGCTGCAGGGCCTGAACAAGCCGGTGAACGACCTGTCCCGGGGCGCCCTGGTGGAGGACATCGTGAGCACCGTGGCGATCACCGCGATCCAGTCCCAGACCGCCGAAGCCCGGCCCGCCGTCGAGACCCCCGCCGCAGGAGGCGCACAGTGA
- the glgB gene encoding 1,4-alpha-glucan branching protein GlgB: MDRLVSGAHHDPHALLGAHALPEGTAIRVLRPFAERVVVETELGPAELTHQQGGLFTGLLTGQRFPRYTLRVTYPGGEPLAQEDGYRFAPTLGELDLHLIREGRHEQLWQALGSHVRTVDGVSGTAFAVWAPNAVGVRVIGSFNHWDGTAHPMRSLGSSGVWEVFLPDVGEGDRYKYQILTRQGHRLEKADPLARAAQCPPDTASVVTVSRHAWQDAEWMERRARAVHHRAPLSIYELHLASWRPELTTYREIAEVLPGYLNELGFTHVEFMPVMEHPFGGSWGYQVSGFYAPTARLGTPDDFRHLVDTLHRHGIGVLVDWVPAHFPKDDFALARFDGEPLYEPADPLRAEHPDWGTLEFDYGRTEVRNFLVANAVYWCEEFHVDGLRVDAVASMLYLDYSREGGAWTPNQYGGRENLDAASFLQEMNATVYRRCPGVLTVAEESTAWDGVTRPTDSGGLGFGLKWNMGWMHDSLVYIAKEPVHRKYHHNEMTFSMVYAYSENYVLPISHDEVVHGKQALVSKMPGDWWQQRANHRAYLGFMWAHPGKQLLFMGQEFAQGAEWDHEHGPQWWVLDEGWPGHADHRGVQRLVGDLNRVYRDTPALYEQDTVPAGFSWLDGGAAEDNVLSFVRFAADGSPLVAVSNFSPVVRHAFRVGLPRLEGAEQLWEEALNTDAECYGGSGVANSSPVKSEAGEWNAQPRSAELVLPPLATVWLRPAR, translated from the coding sequence GTGGACCGGCTGGTCTCCGGCGCGCACCACGACCCGCACGCGCTGCTGGGCGCGCACGCGCTGCCCGAGGGCACCGCGATCCGGGTGCTGCGGCCGTTCGCGGAGCGGGTGGTGGTGGAGACCGAGCTGGGCCCGGCCGAACTGACGCACCAGCAGGGCGGGCTGTTCACCGGCCTGCTGACCGGGCAGCGCTTCCCGCGCTACACCCTGCGGGTGACGTACCCGGGCGGCGAGCCGCTGGCCCAGGAGGACGGCTACCGGTTCGCGCCGACGCTGGGCGAGCTGGACCTGCACCTGATCCGGGAGGGCCGGCACGAGCAGCTCTGGCAGGCGCTGGGCTCGCACGTGCGCACGGTGGACGGGGTGAGCGGCACCGCGTTCGCGGTGTGGGCGCCGAACGCGGTGGGTGTGCGGGTGATCGGCTCGTTCAACCACTGGGACGGCACCGCGCACCCGATGCGCTCGCTGGGCTCCTCCGGCGTGTGGGAGGTGTTCCTGCCGGACGTCGGCGAGGGCGACCGCTACAAGTACCAGATCCTCACCCGGCAGGGGCACCGGCTGGAGAAGGCGGACCCGCTGGCCCGGGCCGCCCAGTGCCCGCCGGACACCGCCTCGGTGGTGACCGTCTCCCGCCACGCGTGGCAGGACGCCGAGTGGATGGAGCGGCGCGCCCGCGCCGTGCACCACCGCGCCCCGCTGTCGATCTACGAGCTCCACCTGGCGTCCTGGCGGCCGGAGCTGACCACCTACCGGGAGATCGCCGAGGTGCTGCCCGGGTACCTGAACGAACTCGGCTTCACGCACGTCGAGTTCATGCCCGTGATGGAGCACCCGTTCGGCGGCTCCTGGGGCTACCAGGTCTCCGGCTTCTACGCCCCGACCGCCCGGCTCGGCACCCCCGACGACTTCCGCCACCTGGTCGACACCCTGCACCGGCACGGCATCGGCGTGCTGGTCGACTGGGTGCCCGCGCACTTCCCGAAGGACGACTTCGCGCTGGCCCGGTTCGACGGCGAGCCGCTGTACGAGCCGGCCGACCCGCTGCGCGCCGAGCACCCGGACTGGGGGACGCTGGAGTTCGACTACGGCCGCACCGAGGTGCGCAACTTCCTGGTCGCCAACGCGGTGTACTGGTGCGAGGAGTTCCACGTCGACGGCCTGCGGGTGGACGCGGTCGCCTCGATGCTCTACCTCGACTACTCCCGCGAGGGCGGCGCCTGGACGCCCAACCAGTACGGCGGCCGGGAGAACCTGGACGCGGCCTCCTTCCTGCAGGAGATGAACGCCACCGTCTACCGGCGCTGCCCGGGCGTGCTGACGGTGGCCGAGGAGTCCACCGCCTGGGACGGCGTCACCCGGCCGACCGACAGCGGCGGCCTGGGCTTCGGCCTGAAGTGGAACATGGGCTGGATGCACGACTCGCTGGTGTACATCGCCAAGGAGCCGGTGCACCGCAAGTACCACCACAACGAGATGACCTTCTCGATGGTGTACGCCTACTCGGAGAACTACGTCCTGCCGATCTCGCACGACGAGGTGGTGCACGGCAAGCAGGCGCTGGTCTCCAAGATGCCCGGCGACTGGTGGCAGCAGCGCGCCAACCACCGCGCCTACCTGGGCTTCATGTGGGCCCACCCGGGCAAGCAACTCCTGTTCATGGGGCAGGAGTTCGCCCAGGGCGCGGAGTGGGACCACGAGCACGGCCCGCAGTGGTGGGTGCTGGACGAGGGCTGGCCGGGGCACGCCGACCACCGCGGCGTGCAGCGCCTGGTCGGCGACCTGAACCGGGTGTACCGGGACACCCCGGCGCTGTACGAGCAGGACACCGTCCCGGCCGGTTTCAGCTGGCTGGACGGCGGCGCGGCCGAGGACAACGTGCTGTCCTTCGTCCGGTTCGCGGCCGACGGCAGCCCGCTGGTCGCGGTCAGCAACTTCTCGCCCGTGGTGCGGCACGCCTTCCGGGTCGGCCTGCCCCGGCTGGAGGGCGCCGAGCAGCTGTGGGAGGAGGCGCTCAACACCGACGCCGAGTGCTACGGCGGCAGCGGCGTGGCCAACTCCAGCCCGGTGAAGTCCGAGGCCGGGGAGTGGAACGCCCAGCCCCGCTCGGCCGAGCTGGTGCTGCCCCCGCTGGCCACCGTCTGGCTCCGCCCGGCCCGCTGA